In the genome of Spirochaetia bacterium, one region contains:
- the rbfA gene encoding 30S ribosome-binding factor RbfA produces the protein MSQYSQDRIETKISQVISTLIVNGEIKNRKVNSLCSVSKVSLSHDNSYATVYISSFLEDSVLKKSVEGLQSAAPFIQGKLGHLLGTKNTPRLTFKMDTSYRDAQKINNLIDSLVQDGK, from the coding sequence ATGAGTCAGTACAGTCAGGACAGGATTGAAACTAAGATTTCTCAGGTAATCAGTACCCTTATCGTCAATGGTGAGATCAAGAACAGAAAGGTAAATTCCCTTTGTTCTGTAAGCAAGGTTTCCTTATCCCATGACAATTCCTATGCCACGGTGTATATTTCTTCTTTTCTTGAGGACTCTGTGCTCAAGAAAAGTGTTGAGGGATTGCAGAGTGCAGCACCCTTTATCCAGGGAAAGCTGGGCCATCTGCTTGGTACGAAGAATACTCCCAGACTGACATTCAAGATGGATACGTCCTATCGGGATGCCCAGAAAATCAACAATTTGATTGACTCTTTGGTCCAAGATGGGAAATAG